In one window of Henckelia pumila isolate YLH828 chromosome 1, ASM3356847v2, whole genome shotgun sequence DNA:
- the LOC140864061 gene encoding uncharacterized protein, whose protein sequence is MSTVSFTPLDSAPAHGEKPPKFYGADFKRWQQKILFYLTTLNLSRFFKEDPPIVVEGDSDTERRTVVDAWNHNDFLCRNYIFNGLDDTLYSVYSSVKTAKELWDSLEKKYKTEDAGIKKFVVGKFLDFKMIDSKTVMSQVQEIQIILHDLLAEGMEINESFQVASIIEKLPLLWIDFKNYLKHKRKKLKFEDLIVRLCIEEDNRNTKAKSHKKMLETEAKENMAESSMNHKRKRHYDGKQKGKAKKFQGICYNCGKPNHMARDCYLPKKNNKNQKPKQANMVEQRYVPLAISDIDLSAFICETNMVDDPR, encoded by the coding sequence ATGTCTACTGTTTCATTCACTCCGCTTGATTCCGCCCCCGCACATGGAGAAAAGCCGCCAAAATTTTATGGTGCCGACTTCAAACGTTGGCAGCAAAAAATTCTCTTCTATCTGACCACACTAAATCTGTCCAGATTTTTCAAAGAGGATCCCCCTATCGTCGTTGAAGGAGATTCTGACACCGAAAGGAGGACCGTAGTTGATGCATGGAACCACAACGATTTCCTATGCAGAAACTATATTTTTAATGGCCTTGATGACACTCTCTATAGTGTCTACTCCTCTGTCAAGACTGCCAAGGAACTCTGGGATTCattggaaaaaaaatacaaaactgAAGATGCTGGCATAAAGAAGTTTGTGGTTGGAAAGTTTTTGGACTTCAAGATGATAGATTCAAAAACTGTGATGAGTCAAGTGCAAGAGATACAGATTATCTTGCATGACTTATTGGCCGAAGGGATGGAAATCAATGAATCATTCCAAGTCGCGTCTATCATTGAGAAGTTACCTCTGCTGTGGATAGATTTCAAGAACTACCTTAAGCACAAACGTAAGAAGTTAAAATTTGAAGATCTGATAGTGCGACTTTGCATTGAGGAGGATAACAGAAACACCAAGGCCAAGTCACATAAAAAGATGCTGGAAACCGAGGCAAAAGAAAATATGGCGGAATCGAGTATGAATCACAAGAGGAAGCGCCACTATGATGGAAAGCAAAAGGGGAAAGCAAAGAAATTCCAAGGAATttgctacaactgtggcaaaCCGAATCATATGGCAAGGGACTGCTATCTTCCaaagaaaaacaacaaaaatcagaaaccaaAGCAAGCAAACATGGTTGAACAAAGGTATGTGCCTTTAGCGATTTCTGATATTGATCTTAGTGCTTTTATCTGTGAGACCAACATGGTGGATGATCCAAGATGA